A window of Campylobacter concisus contains these coding sequences:
- the ftsA gene encoding cell division protein FtsA: protein MSTKILGIDIGSFQICAVIAQHDENGIKIIGIGTEKTQGIRKGVITNIEQAAKSIKNALIEAQRVAGTRYEKVIVSISGAYTKSVDSSGVVNIPNHEIGIKEIERAMQMADHTADIPHEYEKLHVLPYNFKVDGQEHIEDPIGMNGSRLEVQTHIVTVQKSSISNLRKAVNLAGVQLDNIVLSGYASAIATLTKDEKELGAALVDMGGATCNLVVHSGNSIRYNEFLPVGSANITNDLSMALHTPLPKAEEIKLGYGALINKSVDLIELPILGDETKSHEVSLDIISNVIYARAEETLMVLAKMLEDSGYKDSIGAGIILTGGMTKLEGIRDLASAIFDKMPVRIAKPKEMDGLFEILRDPANSCAIGLCLYGAGNFSPYEIDSEKKMRYQGEIVSKPKANFRNVFVEEENVQNFGQEVQDPNEKEDSFSDKDFELEVANKSKNKEELANIADISKQEKKPNAFAKFWYSITQLF, encoded by the coding sequence AATTTTAGGTATAGATATCGGCTCTTTCCAGATTTGTGCAGTAATAGCACAACATGATGAAAATGGCATTAAGATAATTGGAATTGGAACTGAAAAAACACAAGGAATAAGAAAAGGTGTTATAACCAATATTGAGCAAGCTGCAAAGTCGATAAAAAATGCATTGATAGAAGCACAAAGAGTTGCAGGAACACGCTATGAAAAAGTCATAGTTTCTATTTCTGGTGCGTATACAAAAAGCGTTGACAGTAGTGGTGTAGTAAATATACCAAATCATGAAATAGGTATAAAAGAGATCGAGCGTGCTATGCAAATGGCCGATCATACTGCTGATATACCTCATGAGTATGAAAAATTACATGTTCTTCCTTATAATTTTAAAGTAGATGGACAAGAACACATTGAAGATCCAATAGGCATGAATGGTAGTAGACTGGAAGTGCAAACACATATTGTTACAGTACAAAAATCATCTATTAGCAACCTAAGAAAAGCCGTAAATTTAGCAGGCGTTCAACTAGATAACATAGTCCTTTCAGGATATGCTTCTGCGATAGCAACATTAACAAAAGATGAGAAAGAGCTTGGTGCCGCACTTGTTGATATGGGTGGTGCTACTTGTAATCTTGTAGTGCATTCTGGAAATTCTATAAGATACAATGAATTTTTACCTGTTGGCTCAGCAAACATTACAAATGATCTTTCTATGGCTCTGCATACACCACTTCCAAAGGCAGAAGAGATAAAATTAGGCTATGGCGCTTTAATAAATAAGTCAGTTGATCTAATAGAGCTCCCGATCCTTGGAGATGAAACAAAAAGCCACGAAGTTTCACTAGACATAATATCAAATGTTATATATGCCAGAGCAGAAGAAACCCTTATGGTACTTGCTAAAATGCTAGAAGATAGCGGCTATAAAGATAGCATTGGTGCTGGAATAATACTTACTGGTGGTATGACTAAGCTAGAAGGTATTAGAGATCTTGCATCTGCAATATTTGACAAAATGCCAGTTCGTATAGCAAAACCAAAGGAAATGGATGGATTATTTGAAATTTTAAGAGATCCAGCAAATTCTTGTGCTATAGGGCTTTGTTTGTATGGTGCTGGCAACTTTAGCCCATACGAGATTGATTCTGAGAAAAAAATGAGATACCAAGGGGAAATAGTCTCAAAACCAAAAGCAAATTTTAGAAATGTTTTTGTAGAAGAGGAAAATGTACAAAATTTTGGACAAGAGGTGCAGGATCCAAATGAAAAAGAGGATAGTTTTTCAGATAAAGATTTTGAATTAGAGGTAGCAAATAAATCAAAAAACAAAGAAGAGCTTGCCAATATTGCAGATATTAGCAAACAAGAAAAAAAGCCAAATGCTTTTGCAAAATTTTGGTATAGTATTACACAATTATTTTAA